TACGTTTTTTATAACCGACCTATCATAAACGCCCTAAATACGGGCGTTTTCTTATTTCCTCGCTCGACTAAAGTTGCACTGAGATATTTTTAGAGTACTGCTAATCTATATTCCGTAACAGTTTGTTAACACCCAATAACTAAACGGAAGGAGAAGGCAATGTCATTCGAATCCTCGGATCACGCTCAAGCCTACTGGAAGGAAAACCTAAAAATCATGGGCTCACTGCTCGCAATATGGTTCCTAGTGTCATTTGGCGCTGGAATTTTATTTGTAGACGCTCTAGATACTATCAAAATTGGTGGCTTCAAATTAGGTTTCTGGTTCGCTCAACAAGGTTCAATCTACACATTCGTAGTGTTGATTTTTGTTTACGTTGCGCGCATGAATGCGCTCGATAAGAAATATAACGTACAGGAAGATTAAGAGGCTTTAGAAATGGATATTCAAACTTGGACGTTTATTCTTGTCGGTATTACATTTGCACTATATATCGGCATAGCAATTTGGGCTCGCGCTGGCTCAACAAGTGAGTTCTACATTGCGGGCGGTGGTGTTCACCCAATCGCAAATGGTATGGCAACGGCGGCAGACTGGATGTCAGCTGCATCGTTTATTTCAATGGCAGGTATCATTTCATTCATCGGTTACGATGGTGGTGTATACCTAATGGGCTGGACAGGTGGTTACGTACTACTTGCGCTTTGTCTTGCACCTTACCTACGTAAGTTTGGTAAATTTACCGTGCCCGATTTTATCGGTGACCGGTATTACTCAAGAACCGCTCGAATGGTGGCCGTATTTTGTGCAATCTTCGTATCGTTCACTTATGTCGCAGGTCAGATGCGTGGCGTAGGGGTAGTATTTGCTCGCTTCTTAGAAGTTGATATCAATATGGGTATCATCATCGGAATGGGTGTGGTTTTCTTCTATGCTGTTTTAGGTGGCATGAAAGGTATTACCTATACTCAAGTCGCTCAGTACTGCGTACTTATCTTTGCTTTCATGGTTCCAGCAATCTTTACCTCTCTTATGATGACCGGCTCTCCAGTTCCGCAACTTGGGTTCGGTTCTACCGTGACAGGCAGTGACGTTTACCTATTAGACAAACTTGATGGACTAACACAAGAGCTTGGTTTTACAGCCTATACCGATGGGTCGAAGAGTATGGTTGACGTATTCTTTATCTGTGCGGCTCTAATGGTTGGTACCGCGGGATTACCTCACGTAATTATTCGCTTCTTTACGGTTCCTAAAGTATCTGATGCGCGTATCTCTGCCGGTTATGCATTAATATTCATCTCTATACTTTACACAACAGCGCCAGCAGTGGCTGCGTTTGCTCGTGTGAACATGATAGAGACAATCAATGGACCAGATATGCAAGGAGTCCAAGGTACTGATGCACCAACTTGGTACAAAAACTGGGAAAATACGGGTCTAGTCGCATGGGACGATAAGAATGGTGACGGTAAGATGTTCTACTCTGGCGATGAACGCAACGAGATGAAAATCAACCGAGATATCATTGTACTGGCGTCACCTGAGTTAGCTCAGCTTCCAAACTGGGTCGTTGCCTTACTGGCCGCTGGTGGCTTGGCAGCAGCACTATCTACAGCAGCAGGTTTATTACTGGTCATCTCAACTTCGATATCCCATGATTTATTGAAGAAAGGGTTTAGGCCAAATATGACGGATAAACAGGAGTTGTTTGCCGCTAGGATGGCCGCCTTCTTCGCGATTGTCTGTGCAGGTTATCTAGGTATTAATCCACCAGGCTTTGTAGCGCAGGTTGTGGCCTTTGCCTTCGGCTTAGCAGCATCCTCTTTCTTCCCAGCAATCATCTTGGGTATCTTCTATAAGAAGATGAATAAAGAAGGTGCTATCGCAGGTATGCTTTCTGGTATCGTATTTACAACGGCTTATATCGTCTACTTCAAGTTTATCAACCCAGCAGCAAACGTGTCTGATAACTGGTTGTTTGGTATTAGCCCAGAAGGTATCGGTACATTAGGTATGTGTGTGAACTTCATCGTGTCTATTGTTGTAAACAAATTCACGGCAGAAGTACCGCAAGACGTTCAAGATTTAGTTGAGTCTATCCGTTACCCTAAAGGTTCTGGTGCCGCTCACGACCATTAATCAAAACTCTGATTAAACCAAAAGCCGATGCCTCATGCATCGGCTTTTCTTTTTTTGTGAACCATATTCCGGCTTAATAATATACATTAACTATCATAGTTATCTCTTTTGATGCTGGAATAACTCATGCACTCACTAATAAAAGAAATCCACGCGATTGCTCAAACGGGCCTTCACTATGTTAAAGACCCTTTTGATAAAGAACGATACGAAAGACTAGAGCAGATAAGCCATGAGCTTTACGCAAAGTATAGTGACGTAGACATCGCGACCATTGAAAAATTCTTTTTTCCCGAAAAAGGTTATGCCACACCAAAAGTGGATGTGCGCTGCTGCGTAATTAAAGACAATAACGTGTTATTAGTGAAAGAGAAATCAGACGGAAAATGGACGCTACCTGGAGGTTGGGCTGACCAGAACGAAGCCCCCATGGAGGGCGTAATTCGTGAAGTAAGAGAAGAGTCTGGTTACATTATAAAAAATTGCCGCCTGTACGCTGTTATCGATAGAGATAGTCATGCATATGAACCCAAATTTCCAACCACTATCTACAAACTCTTTTTTGTTGCTGAAGCCGTAAAAGGCGATTTTATTGAGAATACTGAAATCTCAGAGATTGGATTTTTTGCTCTGGATAAGCTTCCTATCCTCTCACACGATCGAGTACTTGAAGATGATATTCAAGCGGGTTATCGCGCTTTTAGTCGACCGATTATTGACGTGCAGGTAGACTAATTCATCGCGACAATAACTTAAATTCACTTATGGTGGGTAACGTACCTATCCATTAACTCTGTTAAGAACGGCTCGAAGTTTTAGTGGTTTAACTGGTTTAGCGATGAATCCGAACCCGTTCGATTTTATCGCACTTAGCATATCTTCCGTTCGATCCGCACTGATGATGATGCCTTCAAAACTATCACCTAAACGCAATCTACACTGCTGTAGCACCTCTAGTCCTGTCCTGTCATTATCTAATCGATAATCAGAAAATATTACATCAGGAATCCAATCATCGTGTATCAACTGTAGGCTTTCGACTAGATCTTGTGCCGTTCGAACATCACACCCCCATCGCTCTATTAAATTTCTCATCCCAGAAAGTATATCTCGCTCGTTATCCACGCAAAGCACCTTAACATTTAATAATGCTGTATTATTTTGTGTTGGAACTGTCACGGTATCAGCCTCAGTGATTTCACCTCGATCCAACATAATTGAAAAAACGGAACCTTCACTAGGCCATGAACGCAGACCAATATCATGTTCTAATACTCGAGCGATACCTCGAGAAATAGCGAGACCAATACCAAGTCCTTGGGAAACATGGCTTGGATCACCACGGGTAAACTCATCAAAGATCTCCGATTGTTTCTCTTGGGCAATTCCAACGCCATTATCCCAAACTTCTATTCTTACCTGACCTTTTATCCTACGAGTACCCAATAACACCTTCCCTTTCGGATTATACCGAAAGGCGTTTGTTAAAAAGTTCTGTAGCACACGACGTAACAACTTGGGATCGGATTGAACAATGAGGTTGGATGGAATCATTTTGAAATCAATACCTTGTTGCTTGGCTAACGCACTAAACTCTGCATTAAGGTTATTCAAGACTTCGTTGAGTTTAAATCCTCTTATATCCGTTTTCAATTTTCCTGATTCAAGCCTAGATATATCCAATAGGTCACCAATTAACTCTTCCGCCGCACCCAATGCACTTTCTATGTGGGTAGACAATTGCTTGGTTTCACTCTCTTTTGCCACCTCTGAAAGTGACGACGCAAAAAGCCGTGCTGCATTAAGTGGCTGCATTAAATCATGGCTTACTGCCGCTAAGAACCGTGTTTTAGATTGTGATTCGGTATTTGCACTCCGTGTTGCGGACACTAACCGTTTATTAAGGCCTTCGAGCTCTTGCGTTCGCTCTAGTACTCTCGACTCTAGGTTCTCATTCACCTCTTTTAACGTCTTTTCGGCTTCCCGGAATACGGTGATATCAGAAAAACTCATCACAAACCCACCACCGGGCATAGGATTACCTTGCACTTCAATAACCGTACCATCTGGATAGACACGCGAGGAAGTATGCTGCGTGCCACACTCTAAGTGATAGACACGCTTGCGAACATGATCTTCTGGATCACCAGGGCCACACAACCCCATTTGAGCATTGTGACGAATGACCTCTGCTATCGGCCTCCCGATCTGAATTAACCCCGACGGAAACTCAAACAACTCTATATATCTCTGGTTCCATGCCACGATCCGAAGCTGTTTGTCGACGACAGTAATCCCTTGGCTAATATGTTCAATCGCACCTTGCAACAACCCACGACTAAAATCATACAGTTCAGATGCCTCATCTACTATGGTCGCTACCTCTTCCAATTGCATGTTTTTGCCTTGAAGAGCAGAAGTAAGCACTAACTTAGCGGAAGACGCGCCGAAGACGCCAGCTAATACTCTTTCAGTATGACGAATCAACCCAGATGAAGCCTGCTGATTAGGTTGCAAGGTATGTTCTTCTTGTCGCCAATAATGGTTAAAGGCCGTTCGCGCCCGAGTTCGACCGACAAATCGGCCAGCCAACATTTCAAGCTCCAAAACCGTAACTCGACTTTGGTACAAACTTATATTTTCACTTTCTGGCAACGGTGTTCCAACAAAGGCAGCAGATTGTAAGCGCTCACTTAGGCTAGAGCGTGTTACCAGTGAAATGAGTACATAACAGAGAGTATTGACGATGACACTCAGTGCCATCCCCCAATCCGATGAAGTAAGTGACCAATCCACTAAAAATTGTGGGGGTCGAATAATCCACAACAAAAAATTACTTTCTGAATCACCAGCCAACATACTGGTTTGGCTCATGAGAGTGACGAGCCAGATTGTGAAGCCAGCCAACAAACCAACGTAGACACCTTTTTTGTTACCCAATCGCCAATACATACCACCAATAAGTGCAGGAGAAAATTGGGCAATCGCCGCAAAAGAGAGCAAACCAATAATCGATAACGACCGGATGTTATCCAGCGCCATGTAGAAACCCCAAGCACCGAATAAAATAAGCAGAATCAATACCCGACGAACATTAAGCAATAGCCCTGAAAAGTGAGTATGAGCGTGATGGGAAAGTTTTATCCTACGAAGTAACAGTGGAAAAACGAGATCATTAGAGACCATAATGGCTAGGGCAATGGTAGAGACAATCACCATACCGCTCGCGGCCGATGTTCCACCTAAAAATGCCAATAGTGCAATGTCATTTGCTCCTACAGAAAGCGGCAAACTGATCACATATGCATCAGCAGGACTTCCCGCTAAAAGGCTTTGCCCTACCCACGAAATAGGCAAAACAAACAACCCAATGAGCACGAGATAAGCAGGAAATACACGCCTTGCAACATGGAGATCCTGTGCTCGTTCATTTTCAACAACCATAGTGTGGAACTGCCTTGGCAAGCAGACTATCGCCGCCATCGTCAATAAAGTATGTATGACTAATGCTGGAACGTTAGGTGGTTTGTAGGTCTCTATCGCTATGTCGACTAATTCTATTTCAGGGCTACTCAATGCGAGATAAAATATAAATAATCCCACCACCAAAAAAGCCGCAAGTTTCACGATGGATTCAAAAGCAACGGCCATCATCATACCGCGATGATGTTCTGTATTGTCGATATGACGCGTTCCAAATAGGATGGTAAATACCGCCAACGCCCCCACAACAAACCAAGATACATGGCCGTCTTCATAACCTAGCTTAGAGGTGAGTTCTGGGGCGATGATATCTAACCCCATCGTTATTCCCCTTAATTGCAGTGCAATATAAGGCAATATTCCCACCACCGCTATCAAGGTAACGGTAACCGCTAAACCTTGTGATTTTCCGTACCTTGCCGCTATAAAGTCAGCGATAGAGGTAATGTGTTCTCGTTTGGCAATTAATATAAGCCGCGCGAGTACTCGCCAGCCAAATACAAAGACTAAAATTGGAGCAATATAAATCGGAAGAAATGACCATGGGTTATTACTGGCTTGTCCAACGGTTCCATAGAATGTCCATGAGGTACAGTACACAGCAATAGATAGGCTATAAATCCACGGACGCCAACGCGACAACCACTTGGTTTGCCTGTCACCGTACCATGCGATTAAAAATAGAATCCCGAGATACGCTAAAGTCACAGGAACAACAATCCATCCTTGCATTAAACCTTCCTTGAACCGTTTTTAGACACAAAAAAAACCGGAATACTCGATTCCGGTTTTAGTGTAGTAAAACAACTGTTAATTCTCAGGTGGTTAGCTCTCAATCTGTGGCTCAGGTAGCCCTTTTTTTGGATCAACCCTAACAAAGAGCGCCAAAATACCCATTGAAGCCATAACCCAAAATACGTTCGCGTTCCACAACTCGAAACCTACGCCACTCAGTGCCGTCATTACCGCAGTAAAAGCGCCCATAGGAATGGCATTGTACAGCGCCTGTAAAGGCACCATTTCGTTCTGTTTTGCTCGCTGAATATATCGAATGGCCGCTAAATGTGCAGTTGCAAACGTCACACCATGCAATAATTGAATCACACCCAATGCCCAAACATCAGTAACCGTAGCGGTTAAAGACCAACGCAGTGCAATACCCGCAGACGCAATCAAGAACATGGTTCGCAAGCTCATACCGCTAAACAGCCTTCTGCTGGTTGCAAAGACTGTAATCTCTGCAATAACACCAATACTCCATAGGTAACCAATCACATTCTCTGGGTGACCTATCGATTTCCAGTAGATGGTACTAAAGCTGTAATACGCAGCATGACTCCCATGGATAAGGGAGAGTAAAACTAAAAATCGAAACACATCCGGTCTCTTTACCAGAGCAAGCAATTTGGGTCTAACCGAATCCTCATCAGTCACACTGATGGGCGGAGGGTTAGGGGTTCGCATAGACAATAAAAGACCAACAGCGGTACCCGCTAACGCAGTATGAACAATCATATCTGTGCCATATAACGAAATTAGGTAACCCACGACGGTTGAGCCAAATATAAAGGCGATAGAACCCCACAAACGCGTTCTTCCGTAATCGAGTTTGCCAAGCTTCGCATAGTAATTTGTCATCGCATCAGAAAGAGGGATTGCAGGACCACAGCAAAGATTGAACAGAATGGTGGCACCCGCCATCATCCAGAAGTTTCCACCAGTGAAGAAGTGAAACCAGATAAAAATAACGGAAAAGAAGCTAAGCCAACGTATAGCCGGAAGTAGGTGCTCTACTTTATGTAGCCTAGGTGTAATGAAAAGGTTCGCAATAAATCGAGTCGCGAATGCCAGCCCCATCAACAAACCTATATCACTTGCCGAGACGCCCTGCTCTTTAAACCAGAGTGCCCAAAATGGGATATATACGCCGTAAGCGAAAAAGAAACCAATAAAGTACTGCGAAATCCAGCCATAAGGCGATGGGGAAAACATAATTAACCTAGCTATTTAGAGTGTTATAGAAATCGCCGTCATTATGCCTACGATCCCTTAACTTAAAAAGGGAACAATTGTTAATTTTCCATTCCCTATTATTCCACCATTAGACCAAAGTCGTCTGGAGGTTAAGGAGAAACTTGCCAGACTAGTAAGTAAGGTTTTACTAGGAGTAAATCTTGCCATGCCTGACAAATTTAATATGCAATCACCCCCTTTTAACCGTCTATCTGAAACACAGCAGCTAGATTTACGTTCTTCTCTTGATGTCGCCTATTACAGAGAAAAAGACGTACTACTGAAGGCGGGTGAAAAATATCATTTTTTGCATATTTTAATCAAAGGGGCGGTAGAAGAACGCTCAGCCGACGATCTGGAGATATTTGCCCATTACGCAAACGACGATATTTTTGACGTTCGCTCTCAATTTGATGACTTCGCAAAACATAAATATGTCGCGCTAGAGGATACATTGTCCTATCTATTACCTACTCAAAAGTTTCTCGATCTGTACAATGCAAATGGTCAGTTTGCCGCCTACTTTGACACCAACTTAGCAAAGCGCCAAGAGCTAATTGAGGCGGCTCAACAGCAACAAAACCTTGCAGAATTCATTTTGACCAAGGTGGATAGCACCATTTATCACCCTCCTTTAGTCCTTGAACCTGAGCTTCCCTTAATAGACGTCACAAAAATGCTAAAAGAAAAGGGCGTAGATGCAGCACTTGTTAGACTTAGTGATAACGACAAAAGAGTGTTAGAAAACGCCAACGAACATCCGTATGCCATTGTAACCAGAACCAATATGCTGCACGCCGTCATGTTAGAAGAACAACCGATGGACACCGCGGTTGGTGATATAGCCACCTTCCCTGTATTCCATGTTGATGACGGCGATTTCCTGTTTAATGCGATGATAACCATGACAAAACAGAAAATGAAAAGGGTGATGGTATGTGAAGGGAATGACGCCGTAGGCATGTTAGATATGACCCAAATATTAAGTGCATTCTCTACCCATTCTCATGTTCTGACGCTAAGCATTGCGCGAGCGAGCAGTATTGATGAGTTAGCGCTTGCTGCAAACAAACAAAGAAACTTAGTTGAGAGCTTAATCACCAACGGTATTCGTACTCGATTTATCATGGAGTTAATCTCTGCGGTCAATGAGCAGATAATTGAAAAAGCGTTTGAGCTCGTCGTTCCACCCGCTAACCATGATGATATCTGCCTGATTGTTTTAGGCTCAGAGGGTCGTGGAGAGCAGATACTAAAAACCGATCAAGATAACGCCCTAATCATCAAAAATGATATAGAGATAGCAAACCTATCCTCTATTATGAGTAACTTAACACACACGCTACAACAGCTTGGATATCCACTCTGTCCGGGCAAAGTAATGGTAAATAACCCAGATTGGGTAAAGCATAGCGCTGACTGGGAAAAAACACTCAGCAGTTGGATATCAGCAGCAAGACCCGAACAGGTAATGAAACTTGCCATCGTCGCAGATGCCCATGCAGTTGCGGGTAATAAGGCGCTACTCACGCCAATTAAAAACTACTTAATCAAACGAATGGCAAATCAAGAACTGATTCTCGCTGAATTTACTCGCCCTGCCCTGAATTTTTCGATACCACTTACCCTATTAGGAAAAGTTAAATCATCCAAAGAAGGGGTCGATATCAAAGGAGGAGGTATATTTCCGATCGTTCATGGGGTTAGGGCTTTGAGCCTAGAGCATGCCCTTGATGTGAATAACACCTTCGACAGACTTATTGCTCTTCAAGAGAAGAGCGTGTTGGAAAAAGAAACCGCAGAGAACCTCAGCGAAGCATTAAAACTTTTCCTAAAACTTCGTCTGACACAACAATTGTCCCAACAACATAGCCACAACAAGATAGAACTAAAACTATTAGACAGAACCGAACGTGACCTACTTAGACACAGCCTACACGTGGTGAAGAAATTCAAGCAGTGGCTCGGTTATCATTATCAAATTAGGGATTAGGCATGAATTGGCTTAGGCGCAACTGGTGGCACTACAAACTCAAAGAATCACCTTACCGTGACCTCTTCGCTGCACCTATGAATCAAGAGTTAGTCTCTCTTGATTGTGAAACAACCAGCTTAGATCCTAAAAGGGCTGAGTTGGTCACTATTGCTGCAACCAAGATCATTGGTAATAGGATCATTACCAGCGAACCATTCCATGTACGCCTTCGAGCACCGCAGTCTTTAGATTCGGGTTCCGTACGAATTCACCGCATCCGCCACCAAGATCTCATCGACGGTATAAGCGAAAAAGAAGCGCTAAAAGCACTAATCACATTTATAGGCAATCGTCCATTAGTCGGATACCACATCCGTTATGATAAGACGATATTAGATATCGCGTGTAAAAAACAGCTTGGGTTTCCATTACCCAACAAGCTCATAGAGGTCAGTCATATCTATCATGAAATGTTAGAGAAACACCTTCCTAATGCCTATTTTGATTTAAGTTTAGATGCGATATGCAAGCATCTGAACCTACCGCCTCAAGACAATAAACATGACGCACTGCAAGATGCCATTTCTGCCGCATTAGTCTATGTTCGATTAACTTATGGTGATTTGCCAACACTAAGCTCGGCTTATATGCGGTAACTTTTTTAGTTATACCGCTGATATTTATAACCCGCAGCACAAGTTAATAAAAAAATTCAAAAAATAACCAATATTGAACGACCCAACGTCTCAATTTATCCTAAAGTCTAATTGAGAAAAAACGCGTATTAACCGACAGTTATAGCTATTAATTGGGTTATAAAAATCATTAGCACAATGCTTATCAAAATGAACTCAATGGAAGTTTGCTTAAATCACAAGGAGAGAAGCAATGAGTGTGTATCCAGTCAAAGATAGTATTAAAGCCCTGACCCATGCAGATAACGATACTTATTTATCCATGTATCAACAGTCTGTCAGCGATCCAGAAGGATTCTGGGGGGAACACGGCAAGATTGTTGATTGGATAAAACCTTTCACCCATGTCAAAAGCACTTCATTTGATACCGGTCATGTTGATATTCGTTGGTTTGAGGACGGCACACTTAATGTCTCTGCTAACTGTATTGACCGCCATCTTGCAGACAAAGGGGATGAGGTCGCGATTATTTGGGAAGGTGACGATCCTAATGTAGATAAGAGCCTTACCTTCAATGAACTACATAAAGAAGTATGCCGTTTCTCTAATGCATTAAAAGAAGCCGGCGTTCGTAAAGGTGATGTGGTCTGTCTTTACATGCCGATGGTACCAGAAGCCGCGATTGCCATGTTGGCATGTACTCGTATCGGAGCCGTTCATACTGTTGTATTTGGTGGCTTCTCGCCCGAAGCACTTTCAGGGCGCATTATTGACTCTGATGCAAAAGTTGTGATCACCGCGGATGAAGGCGTTCGCGCAGGACGAGCCGTTCCACTTAAGAAAAACGTTGATGAAGCATTAACGAATCCAGAAGTAAAAAACATCAGTAAAGTGATGGTACTTAAGCGTACTGGTGGTGATATAGATTGGCACGAACATCGTGATATATGGTGGCACGAAGCAACAGCGAAAGCTTCAGATGACTGTCCACCAGAAGAGATGAAAGCAGAAGACCCACTATTTATTCTTTACACTTCAGGCTCTACAGGTAAACCGAAAGGCGTGCTGCATACCACTGGTGGTTATCTCGTTTATGCCACCATGACCTTTAAGTATGTGTTTGACTACAATGAAGGCGATACTTTCTGGTGTACGGCAGACGTAGGTTGGATAACTGGTCATACGTACCTCGTTTATGGTCCTCTTTCAAACGGCGCTAAAACTATCTTGTTTGAAGGTGTACCAAATTACCCCAATACCAGCCGAATGAGCGAAGTGGTAGACAAGCATCAAGTCTCTATTTTATATACGGCACCAACCGCTATCCGCGCCCTTATGGCGAAAGGCGACGAGGCGATTAAAGGTACCAACCGTAGCAGCCTTCGCATTATGGGTTCTGTCGGTGAGCCGATAAACCCAGAAGCGTGGGAATGGTATTACAAGACGATTGGTAATGAGAAATCACCCATAGTGGATACATGGTGGCAAACCGAGACGGGCGGTATTCTCATCTCACCTCTTCCGGGAGCGACAGAATTAAAACCGGGCTCCGCTACACGGCCATTCTTTGGTGTTCAACCCGCGCTTGTCGATAACATGGGTAACATCGTTGAGGGTGCAGCAGAGGGTAACCTCGTTATTCTCGATTCTTGGCCAGGGCAGATGCGTAGCATTTACGGCGACCATGACCGTTTTGAACAGACTTATTTCTCTACATTTAAAGGCATGTATTTTACCAGTGACGGCGCTCGTCGAGACGAGGACGGGTACTACTGGATCACTGGGCGTGTTGATGATGTATTGAATGTATCTGGCCACCGTATGGGTACGGCAGAGATCGAATCTGCACTTGTGGCCTTTAGCAAGATTGCTGAAGCCGCCATTGTGGGGGTTCCTCATGATATTAAAGGCCAAGCAATTTACGCATATATCACATTGAACGATGGTGAATACCCAAGTGCAGAACTGCACAAAGAAGTAAAAAACTGGGTTCGCAAAGAGATAGGCCCAATTGCAACACCAGATGTACTTCACTGGACTGATTCTCTACCAAAAACTCGTTCAGGCAAGATCATGCGTCGTATACTGCGAAAAATTGCAACAGGTGATACAAGCAACCTAGGCGACACATCAACACTCGCCGACCCTAGTGTTGTTGACAAGCTTATCGCTGAAAAAGCAGATATGTCTTAAGAATCATAAGTAAGATAACTTCAACTATTTGCGCTACTTTATGTAGCGCTTTTTTTGTCTTAAACTCAGCCACCGTTTAAATCGGCGCATCTAAACTTCGATAAAACACCTTCTTTTATGGATAATTTTTGTTCGACAAGTTGTCAAAAATGTTAACTCTGTAACAATTACAAAGCTGAGAACAAAGAGATTAGACCAGTAAAATGCTGCTATTTGCAGTGAATTAGCTATAATCGGGGTCTAAAATGATGAATGATTGAAAATTGACTGAAAAATTATTAAAACTGTCTATAATATTATAGATATATTGAATCAGATCTAATTAAAGGAAGATAGGCACAAGATGACTGCAAAGTTACGCATTCTACTTTTAAACGGTCCAAATCTTAACCTATTAGGGGTTAGAGAGCCTGGTCACTACGGTTCACAGACCCTAGATCAGATAGTGGATAGTTTAATAATTCAGGCCAATAGTGCTGGTGTTGAACTTCAGCACCTACAGTCAAACAGAGAATATGAACTGCTAGAA
This portion of the Vibrio sp. VB16 genome encodes:
- a CDS encoding DUF294 nucleotidyltransferase-like domain-containing protein, whose amino-acid sequence is MPDKFNMQSPPFNRLSETQQLDLRSSLDVAYYREKDVLLKAGEKYHFLHILIKGAVEERSADDLEIFAHYANDDIFDVRSQFDDFAKHKYVALEDTLSYLLPTQKFLDLYNANGQFAAYFDTNLAKRQELIEAAQQQQNLAEFILTKVDSTIYHPPLVLEPELPLIDVTKMLKEKGVDAALVRLSDNDKRVLENANEHPYAIVTRTNMLHAVMLEEQPMDTAVGDIATFPVFHVDDGDFLFNAMITMTKQKMKRVMVCEGNDAVGMLDMTQILSAFSTHSHVLTLSIARASSIDELALAANKQRNLVESLITNGIRTRFIMELISAVNEQIIEKAFELVVPPANHDDICLIVLGSEGRGEQILKTDQDNALIIKNDIEIANLSSIMSNLTHTLQQLGYPLCPGKVMVNNPDWVKHSADWEKTLSSWISAARPEQVMKLAIVADAHAVAGNKALLTPIKNYLIKRMANQELILAEFTRPALNFSIPLTLLGKVKSSKEGVDIKGGGIFPIVHGVRALSLEHALDVNNTFDRLIALQEKSVLEKETAENLSEALKLFLKLRLTQQLSQQHSHNKIELKLLDRTERDLLRHSLHVVKKFKQWLGYHYQIRD
- a CDS encoding 3'-5' exonuclease; the encoded protein is MNWLRRNWWHYKLKESPYRDLFAAPMNQELVSLDCETTSLDPKRAELVTIAATKIIGNRIITSEPFHVRLRAPQSLDSGSVRIHRIRHQDLIDGISEKEALKALITFIGNRPLVGYHIRYDKTILDIACKKQLGFPLPNKLIEVSHIYHEMLEKHLPNAYFDLSLDAICKHLNLPPQDNKHDALQDAISAALVYVRLTYGDLPTLSSAYMR
- the acs gene encoding acetate--CoA ligase, whose protein sequence is MSVYPVKDSIKALTHADNDTYLSMYQQSVSDPEGFWGEHGKIVDWIKPFTHVKSTSFDTGHVDIRWFEDGTLNVSANCIDRHLADKGDEVAIIWEGDDPNVDKSLTFNELHKEVCRFSNALKEAGVRKGDVVCLYMPMVPEAAIAMLACTRIGAVHTVVFGGFSPEALSGRIIDSDAKVVITADEGVRAGRAVPLKKNVDEALTNPEVKNISKVMVLKRTGGDIDWHEHRDIWWHEATAKASDDCPPEEMKAEDPLFILYTSGSTGKPKGVLHTTGGYLVYATMTFKYVFDYNEGDTFWCTADVGWITGHTYLVYGPLSNGAKTILFEGVPNYPNTSRMSEVVDKHQVSILYTAPTAIRALMAKGDEAIKGTNRSSLRIMGSVGEPINPEAWEWYYKTIGNEKSPIVDTWWQTETGGILISPLPGATELKPGSATRPFFGVQPALVDNMGNIVEGAAEGNLVILDSWPGQMRSIYGDHDRFEQTYFSTFKGMYFTSDGARRDEDGYYWITGRVDDVLNVSGHRMGTAEIESALVAFSKIAEAAIVGVPHDIKGQAIYAYITLNDGEYPSAELHKEVKNWVRKEIGPIATPDVLHWTDSLPKTRSGKIMRRILRKIATGDTSNLGDTSTLADPSVVDKLIAEKADMS